In Kutzneria kofuensis, the DNA window GGTGAGCAGGGTGTGGTTTTCGGTGGTCAGCACGTCAACGGCAATAGAGATGAGCGCCTTGCCCAGGCCGTGGTGGCGGTGTTCGGGCTGGACGGCCATCCAGGAGATCTCGGGGTTGATGGGGTCCTCGACGGTGAGGAAGCCGGCAACGACGCCGTCGACCTCGGCGACCCAGCCGCGTTGCGTGCGCACGGCCTCGGCGCAGGCTGCGACACCGGCCTCGACGCCGAAGAAGTAGGGCAACGCGGCGATGATCTCGTCACAGCGGACTGCGTCTTCGGCAAGCAGGCTTCGGATCGGCACGGGTGGCAGCCTGGCCACACGCCGTGGACGTGGCAACCGATTGGGAGGTCGTGGTGAAGGACGAGCTGGAGTTCTTCGACGTCGAGGCCGTGCCGTGGCGGCCCGATCCGGCTGCGGCGGGTGTCAGCGAGCGGGTGCTCAGCCGGGAGGCCGACGGCGCGGTTGGGACGCGTATCGCTAGATGGGCGCCGGGCACGGAGACGTCCGGTGTGATCCGGCACGACTACTTCGAGGAGGTTCTGCTGCTCGAGGGATCACTGCACGATCTCACGTTGGACCAGACGTTCCGTGCCGGGCACTTCGCCTCGCGCCGACCGGGAATGCCGCACGGTCCGTACCGGACGGTGGACGGCTGCACG includes these proteins:
- a CDS encoding GNAT family N-acetyltransferase, which codes for MPIRSLLAEDAVRCDEIIAALPYFFGVEAGVAACAEAVRTQRGWVAEVDGVVAGFLTVEDPINPEISWMAVQPEHRHHGLGKALISIAVDVLTTENHTLLTVLTLGPSVAEQPDDNYSGTRRFYRSVGFRAVREVDLVGWGQPALLMARQLGQPGSTVVNS
- a CDS encoding cupin domain-containing protein, which encodes MATDWEVVVKDELEFFDVEAVPWRPDPAAAGVSERVLSREADGAVGTRIARWAPGTETSGVIRHDYFEEVLLLEGSLHDLTLDQTFRAGHFASRRPGMPHGPYRTVDGCTMLEIRHRLADAS